Proteins found in one Clostridium kluyveri DSM 555 genomic segment:
- a CDS encoding D-isomer specific 2-hydroxyacid dehydrogenase family protein has product MKILAYSYRADETVYFQEFSKKYKVEVVLCDDAPNMENAELARGFQCVSIVTTPVSGELVEKFHEMGVKFISTRTIGYDHIDIEKARQLDMHVGNVTYSPSSVADHTVMVILMTIRKMKVIMQCTSVQDYSLKGVQGRELHNLTVGVIGTGKIGQRVIKNLSGFGCKIIAHSSHENEDVKKYADYVSLEELLKSSNIITLHIPARKNNYHIIDKNSIDMMKEGVFIINTARGSLINTEDLIEGIEKKKIAGAALDVIEHESDLYYNDLKCEILNNRQLAILKSYPNVIITPHTAFYTDQSVSDMVENSILSCTLFMEGEQNPWQVI; this is encoded by the coding sequence ATGAAGATACTAGCTTATAGTTATAGGGCTGATGAAACCGTGTATTTTCAAGAATTCAGTAAAAAGTATAAAGTTGAAGTGGTGTTATGTGATGATGCTCCCAATATGGAGAATGCAGAACTGGCCAGAGGGTTTCAATGTGTAAGCATAGTTACTACCCCTGTTTCAGGAGAACTTGTAGAAAAATTTCATGAAATGGGGGTAAAGTTTATATCTACAAGAACTATTGGATATGATCATATAGATATTGAAAAGGCCAGACAATTGGATATGCATGTAGGAAATGTAACCTATTCTCCAAGCAGTGTAGCAGATCACACAGTCATGGTAATTTTAATGACAATACGGAAGATGAAAGTTATTATGCAATGTACAAGTGTGCAGGATTATTCCTTAAAAGGTGTACAGGGGAGAGAACTTCATAATTTAACTGTGGGTGTTATTGGTACGGGGAAAATTGGACAAAGGGTAATTAAAAATTTAAGTGGATTTGGATGTAAAATAATAGCCCATAGTTCCCATGAGAATGAAGATGTGAAAAAATATGCTGACTATGTATCTCTGGAAGAACTTTTAAAAAGCAGCAATATCATTACATTACATATTCCTGCCAGAAAAAATAATTATCACATCATTGATAAAAATTCTATAGATATGATGAAAGAGGGGGTATTCATTATTAATACAGCCAGAGGCTCCCTTATTAATACAGAGGACTTAATAGAAGGCATTGAAAAGAAAAAAATTGCAGGGGCGGCTTTAGATGTTATCGAACACGAATCAGATTTATATTACAATGATCTAAAGTGTGAAATATTAAATAATAGGCAGTTGGCAATTTTAAAATCCTATCCTAATGTAATTATTACACCCCATACGGCCTTTTATACGGATCAATCCGTAAGCGATATGGTAGAAAACTCCATTTTAAGTTGTACCTTATTTATGGAAGGGGAACAAAATCCCTGGCAAGTTATATAA
- a CDS encoding DUF6179 domain-containing protein, translating to MKTLPKSMEAGVPLIFKELIIRYTKGKSSSIKEDNALNILSSIYYSINAYMQCYGKKEICSDLIYTGDVNFIYKKGVEIVKKYTEECRKLYKNIKQNKLNIPLEVYNDTIDNLKDFFDNYDEVFGAYDIPCSIDYPLTFDNMNLTGIFYIKQYIEKLKMETDFCNFFKQSSIRKILRDYGRKYRIDIIKSPINVFQVLLEQSIFVFLCGNNEITLEISPHDREIMKRSLLEKNGEELKSILKEIFKGVIVKFNIRDKKLIDYIKRYENPFIIRFLKAYDNGNLSNMIIIEKEKSREDKIVFTKGSKMNDYEFASIVEEIMECSYVKDKINIIASNLKSLEDYIDLLDSECLFGSEYIEVFSTLNDMSLAVLGKTVFYDDLNCNSLNLSYEELIKYRHNMESEWQNYFIEFLLSLPEKKIKNVENIIVKIDLKENLI from the coding sequence TTGAAGACTTTGCCCAAGAGTATGGAAGCAGGTGTTCCTTTAATTTTCAAAGAATTAATTATAAGGTATACAAAAGGAAAAAGTAGTTCTATAAAAGAGGACAATGCCCTTAATATTTTAAGTTCTATATACTATTCTATAAATGCCTATATGCAGTGTTATGGAAAAAAAGAGATATGTTCTGATTTAATTTATACAGGAGATGTTAATTTCATATACAAAAAAGGTGTTGAAATTGTTAAAAAATATACTGAAGAGTGCCGAAAGCTTTATAAAAATATAAAACAAAATAAACTCAACATTCCTCTGGAGGTTTATAATGATACAATAGATAATCTAAAAGACTTTTTTGATAATTATGACGAGGTCTTTGGGGCTTATGATATACCCTGCAGTATTGATTACCCACTTACATTTGACAATATGAATTTAACAGGGATTTTTTATATAAAACAGTATATTGAAAAATTAAAAATGGAAACTGATTTTTGTAATTTTTTTAAACAATCCTCCATTAGAAAAATACTCAGGGATTATGGTAGAAAATATAGAATCGATATTATAAAGTCTCCAATCAATGTATTTCAAGTGCTTTTGGAGCAATCTATTTTTGTATTTTTGTGTGGAAACAATGAAATTACTCTTGAAATTTCACCACATGACAGGGAAATAATGAAAAGAAGTTTACTTGAAAAAAATGGAGAGGAACTAAAAAGTATCTTAAAGGAAATCTTTAAAGGGGTAATCGTTAAATTTAATATTAGAGATAAAAAGCTTATAGATTATATAAAAAGGTATGAAAATCCATTTATAATACGATTTTTAAAAGCTTATGATAATGGAAATCTGTCAAATATGATCATTATAGAAAAGGAAAAATCCAGAGAAGATAAAATTGTATTTACAAAAGGCAGCAAAATGAATGATTATGAATTTGCCTCTATTGTAGAGGAGATAATGGAATGTAGCTATGTTAAGGATAAAATTAATATTATAGCTTCAAATTTAAAGTCCCTTGAAGACTACATAGATCTATTGGATTCTGAGTGTCTATTTGGCAGTGAATATATAGAAGTATTTAGCACACTTAATGATATGTCCCTGGCTGTACTTGGGAAAACAGTGTTTTATGATGATTTAAACTGTAATTCTCTGAATTTATCCTATGAAGAATTAATTAAATATAGGCATAATATGGAATCGGAATGGCAAAATTATTTTATTGAATTCTTATTGAGTTTACCAGAGAAAAAGATAAAAAATGTGGAAAATATAATAGTTAAAATAGATTTAAAGGAAAATTTAATTTAA
- a CDS encoding ABC transporter permease — protein MKGKILNFIKTSLKLKQVFIFIFFIFVIPIASSFILGNEMHEGEIKNIPTIIVDHDNSSYSQMLVKEIKYNEIFNVNNYGENDYDVKTSIENGKASVGVIIPQSFSKDLTEGNAPKVLVFYDGSQMSITSAAKSRMDEILLSIKTAYIQQTMQGKLGIMPEVSRNYIMPMYFNYRILNNPARNYSNFLNIGMLISIAQVCIVMLGAVIPKKEKYYLPIWIKSILAGLAGAASILLTLWIQVKYFGVPFRGTSKEVIILTTLFSVAIASYGVLVRLIITQELLSIQISAVTVLPTSVLGGYTFPLLAMPKFFQDLSNILPFVHYADPMRRLFLLGIEMKYITPEIIWFMKFILYMWLFSLGVFYIKKTIKKVITNTKDNENNTQNTGEVVKV, from the coding sequence ATGAAGGGTAAAATATTGAATTTTATAAAAACAAGTTTAAAATTAAAACAAGTTTTCATCTTTATTTTCTTTATATTTGTAATTCCTATTGCCAGTAGTTTCATTCTAGGAAATGAAATGCATGAAGGTGAAATCAAAAATATTCCAACCATAATTGTCGATCATGATAATTCTTCCTACAGCCAGATGCTTGTTAAAGAAATAAAATATAATGAAATATTTAATGTAAATAATTATGGTGAAAATGATTATGATGTTAAGACTTCAATAGAAAATGGTAAAGCCTCAGTGGGTGTTATTATTCCTCAATCTTTTTCAAAAGATTTAACAGAAGGAAATGCCCCTAAAGTTCTTGTATTTTATGATGGTTCACAAATGTCAATTACCAGTGCTGCTAAATCCAGAATGGATGAAATACTTTTATCTATAAAAACGGCGTACATACAGCAAACTATGCAGGGAAAGCTTGGAATAATGCCAGAGGTATCCAGAAATTATATAATGCCCATGTATTTTAACTATAGAATTTTAAATAACCCTGCTAGAAATTACAGTAACTTTTTAAATATAGGAATGCTGATTTCTATTGCTCAAGTGTGTATTGTAATGCTTGGAGCAGTTATTCCAAAAAAAGAAAAATACTATTTACCTATATGGATTAAATCTATTTTAGCAGGCTTGGCAGGTGCAGCTTCCATCCTGCTAACCTTATGGATACAAGTGAAATATTTTGGAGTGCCCTTTAGAGGGACATCTAAAGAAGTTATTATACTAACCACATTATTCTCTGTTGCAATAGCAAGTTATGGCGTTTTGGTAAGGCTTATCATAACACAAGAGTTGCTTTCAATACAAATTAGTGCAGTAACAGTGCTGCCTACAAGTGTACTTGGAGGATATACTTTTCCACTACTTGCAATGCCCAAATTTTTTCAGGATTTATCAAATATCCTTCCCTTCGTGCATTATGCAGATCCTATGAGAAGACTATTCCTTTTAGGCATAGAAATGAAATATATCACTCCAGAAATAATTTGGTTTATGAAGTTTATACTTTATATGTGGTTATTTTCTTTGGGAGTATTCTACATAAAGAAAACAATCAAAAAAGTAATTACCAATACTAAAGACAATGAAAATAACACCCAAAATACTGGAGAGGTGGTAAAGGTATGA
- the amrS gene encoding AmmeMemoRadiSam system radical SAM enzyme, giving the protein MKVEALFYEKFKDRVHCFLCPHNCVIEEGGFGKCNVRIHERGKLFTINYGEITSGALEPIEKKPLHYFKPHSYIFSVGSFGCNFTCDFCQNYTISQFRAKSEFISKKDLMETAVKLKNNIGIAFTYNEPAIWYEYVYDCARLLKEKKPHLKVVLVTNGYINEEPLDKLLHYIDAMNIDLKSFNDRYYKNLCGGSLKPVLKTIEKAAGVCHVEITTLLVSEKNDDLKEVESISKFLSSIDNNIPLHLSRYFPRYKFKNPPTDINFMKEAEAVGRKYLNRVVLGNIY; this is encoded by the coding sequence ATGAAGGTGGAAGCTTTATTTTATGAAAAATTTAAAGATAGGGTTCACTGTTTTTTATGTCCACACAATTGTGTAATTGAAGAGGGGGGATTTGGAAAGTGTAATGTGAGAATACATGAAAGAGGAAAACTTTTTACTATAAATTATGGAGAAATTACCTCTGGGGCACTGGAGCCTATAGAGAAAAAGCCTCTTCATTACTTTAAACCGCACAGCTATATTTTTTCAGTAGGGAGCTTTGGATGTAATTTCACCTGTGATTTTTGTCAAAATTATACTATATCCCAGTTCAGAGCTAAGAGTGAGTTTATATCTAAAAAAGATTTAATGGAAACTGCAGTGAAATTAAAGAATAATATAGGCATAGCTTTCACTTATAATGAACCTGCAATATGGTATGAATATGTATATGATTGTGCCAGACTATTAAAAGAAAAAAAGCCCCATTTGAAAGTAGTACTTGTTACTAATGGCTATATAAACGAGGAACCTTTAGATAAACTTCTTCATTATATAGATGCCATGAATATTGATCTAAAAAGTTTTAATGATAGGTATTATAAAAATCTCTGCGGGGGAAGTCTAAAGCCGGTACTAAAAACTATTGAAAAAGCCGCAGGAGTTTGCCATGTTGAAATTACCACACTTTTGGTAAGTGAAAAAAATGATGATTTAAAGGAAGTGGAAAGTATTTCAAAGTTCTTAAGCTCTATAGATAATAATATTCCTCTGCATCTTTCAAGATATTTTCCAAGGTATAAATTTAAAAATCCTCCTACGGATATAAACTTCATGAAAGAAGCAGAAGCAGTGGGAAGAAAATATTTAAATAGAGTAGTTTTAGGAAACATATATTAA
- a CDS encoding ABC transporter permease: MIKGESIKVTAEKIKNIGIIIITPIFFTCLFCSVFSKVFVEQIPLGILDLDNSSTSRTITTQFQDHAGFKVDYYAQSYDNINEKLKSGKIQAAIIIPKNFGRDVSEMKAPKTILLVDETNIVIGNNALSYGSAILNTLNAKIQLNVLQNNNMMPYVAQQSISSLSFVERILYDPQMCYGKYLIYGLIAVVVQQCYLAVITPILIVEKSNIIKVKLRSKKGLKKVAVICLRIFLCILCAYIGFAISLYCAGKYFSMPLRGTIVNYFKLITIFITNLTAVSFILSIIFNKVSYFTRFSMCLSVPTFLTAGYTWPGYMMPGGFSHIVKVLWPIIYTADPLRSISLKGTNNMEFLLPYIQQGIHYGLIWLPIGILLYIVKIIILKYMYKRFPISIELLEH, translated from the coding sequence ATGATTAAAGGAGAATCTATTAAAGTTACAGCAGAAAAAATAAAGAATATTGGAATCATTATAATAACACCTATTTTTTTCACCTGTCTTTTCTGTTCAGTATTTAGCAAAGTGTTTGTTGAACAAATACCTCTTGGTATTTTAGATTTAGATAATTCCTCCACTTCCCGAACTATTACAACACAATTTCAAGATCATGCAGGTTTTAAAGTTGATTACTACGCTCAATCCTATGATAATATCAATGAAAAATTAAAATCCGGAAAAATTCAAGCAGCTATTATAATACCAAAGAATTTTGGCAGGGATGTATCGGAAATGAAGGCTCCAAAAACTATACTGTTAGTGGATGAGACCAATATAGTTATAGGAAATAATGCATTATCCTATGGCAGTGCCATATTAAATACTTTAAATGCAAAAATTCAGCTCAATGTTCTACAAAATAACAACATGATGCCTTATGTAGCCCAGCAATCAATTAGTTCTTTATCTTTTGTTGAGCGTATACTATATGATCCACAGATGTGTTATGGTAAGTATTTAATTTATGGTCTTATAGCAGTGGTAGTTCAACAATGTTATTTAGCTGTAATAACACCTATTTTAATTGTGGAGAAATCCAATATAATAAAAGTTAAACTTCGTTCAAAAAAAGGATTAAAAAAGGTGGCAGTTATCTGCTTGAGAATTTTTTTATGTATATTATGTGCTTACATAGGATTTGCCATCAGTTTATATTGTGCTGGAAAATATTTTAGTATGCCTCTTAGAGGAACTATAGTAAATTATTTTAAATTGATAACCATATTTATTACAAATCTTACTGCAGTATCCTTTATATTGTCTATAATTTTCAATAAGGTTTCATACTTCACCAGATTCTCCATGTGTTTGTCTGTTCCAACATTTCTTACTGCAGGTTATACCTGGCCCGGATATATGATGCCTGGCGGATTTAGTCATATTGTTAAAGTCCTATGGCCTATTATATATACAGCAGATCCTTTAAGATCCATAAGTTTAAAAGGAACAAATAATATGGAATTTTTACTTCCATATATACAACAAGGAATTCATTATGGATTAATATGGCTTCCCATAGGAATATTACTTTATATTGTTAAAATTATAATACTTAAATATATGTATAAGAGGTTTCCTATTTCCATAGAATTATTAGAACATTAA
- a CDS encoding DUF6323 family protein: MNLPEMFSSINDVEKSKGITEILKLNEHLKKRNLFLKEWDVKDIIETRNITLKAQGRLELDMDILKYIVRELAYSPYINQHNLVENINDIYEIFHYIKNHTSDFLGDEEIFKAVIFLFNKVYNGSTELMKGKGIERIVNNFRNGRELISIEDEEGDEY, encoded by the coding sequence ATGAACCTACCCGAAATGTTTAGTTCTATTAATGATGTTGAAAAATCAAAGGGCATCACTGAAATCTTAAAGTTAAATGAACATCTTAAAAAACGCAATCTTTTTCTTAAAGAATGGGATGTAAAAGATATTATAGAAACAAGAAATATTACTTTGAAAGCCCAGGGTAGATTGGAACTTGATATGGATATTTTAAAATATATTGTAAGAGAGCTTGCATATTCTCCTTATATAAATCAACACAATCTGGTTGAAAATATTAATGATATATATGAAATATTCCATTATATAAAAAATCACACATCAGATTTTTTAGGAGATGAAGAAATATTTAAAGCTGTAATATTTCTTTTTAACAAGGTTTATAATGGTTCCACGGAACTTATGAAAGGAAAGGGTATTGAAAGAATTGTAAATAATTTTAGAAATGGCAGGGAACTTATCAGTATAGAAGATGAGGAGGGAGATGAGTATTGA
- a CDS encoding HlyD family secretion protein codes for MKKGGLVFTFLVIIISFFTGCGNIAALTGDDLTQKSNSNLIVQGNIETKEVNINSKVAGKITAIKADEGDSVKSGQVLITIDNSSLVAKEAQSQAEIEAATGQMKAAQAAKEAAQAKLSQAQNGARPDEIASAKSQYDLAKATYDRINTLFQQGYTTKENLDKAETSMNVAENQYNIVKDGARTEDIAALQAQVSQADATIQAYQAQIKQAQGGKSEVQSYITDTTITAPADGIINQRNVEVGELVSTGMPLLVITNTTTPWIECNVKETDLSKVKLNQTVSVKLSSYPKQKFKGKVVRINEKPDFAVKRATNDNGDFDVLSYGVKVELTSVNKTLYQGMTAFVDFGK; via the coding sequence ATGAAAAAAGGAGGCTTAGTTTTCACATTCCTAGTTATAATAATAAGTTTTTTTACAGGATGCGGTAATATAGCTGCATTAACTGGAGATGATTTAACACAAAAAAGCAATTCTAATTTAATCGTTCAGGGAAATATAGAAACCAAGGAAGTAAATATAAACTCTAAAGTTGCAGGAAAAATAACAGCTATAAAGGCAGATGAAGGAGACAGTGTAAAAAGTGGACAAGTTTTAATAACTATAGACAATAGTTCATTGGTTGCAAAGGAAGCCCAATCCCAAGCTGAAATTGAAGCGGCCACCGGACAAATGAAAGCAGCCCAGGCAGCAAAAGAAGCAGCTCAGGCTAAACTTTCACAGGCTCAAAATGGAGCAAGACCAGATGAAATTGCTTCCGCCAAATCCCAATACGATTTAGCTAAAGCTACATATGACAGAATAAATACATTATTTCAACAGGGATATACAACCAAAGAAAATTTAGATAAAGCTGAAACATCTATGAATGTAGCAGAAAATCAATATAATATTGTTAAAGATGGAGCAAGAACTGAAGATATAGCAGCATTACAGGCACAGGTAAGCCAGGCAGATGCAACAATACAAGCATATCAGGCTCAAATTAAACAAGCCCAGGGTGGAAAAAGTGAAGTACAAAGTTATATAACAGATACTACAATTACAGCACCGGCAGATGGAATTATAAATCAAAGAAATGTAGAAGTTGGTGAACTGGTGTCCACAGGTATGCCCCTCCTTGTAATAACAAATACAACTACTCCATGGATTGAATGCAATGTAAAGGAAACAGACCTTTCAAAGGTAAAATTAAATCAAACCGTTTCAGTAAAACTTTCAAGTTATCCTAAACAAAAATTTAAAGGTAAGGTAGTAAGAATAAATGAAAAACCGGATTTTGCAGTTAAAAGAGCTACAAATGACAACGGAGATTTTGATGTATTATCTTATGGGGTTAAGGTTGAATTGACATCTGTAAACAAAACCCTTTATCAAGGTATGACAGCCTTTGTTGATTTTGGAAAGTGA
- the htpG gene encoding molecular chaperone HtpG, producing MTTKQFKAESKRLLDLVINSIYTNKEIFLRELISNASDAIDKSYYRSLVDENVSFNKEDFYIRITADTENRTLTIFDTGIGMTEEELENNLGTIAKSGSFAFKNENELKEGVDIIGQFGVGFYSAFMVSDLVTVKSLALNSDKAYKWESKGVEGYTIESCEKEDVGTEVILKIKQDTEDEKYGEFLDEYKIKSLIKKYSDFIKYPIKMMVKKSKLKEGSDKDYEDYFEDETLNSMVPIWRKNKNELKPEDYEQFYMDKHFGYEKPLKTIHASVEGVTSYNTLLFIPARTPYDFYTKEFQKGLELYSNGVLIMEKCADLLPDYFGFVQGLVDSADLSLNISRELLQHDRQLKFIAKKIKDKIKSELLLMMKNDREKYNEFYENFGRQLKYGVYSDFGMNKDVLKELLMFYSSTEKKLVSLDEYISRMKDEQKFIYYASGESIEKIDKLPQTELVKDKGFEILYFTDDVDEFAIKILVKYNEKEFKSVSSKDLGFESDNKESDKETEDNKELFDFMKEVLKDKVKEVKASKRLKTHPVCLASSGELSIEMEKVLNMMPESQNIKADKILEINTNHEMFNAVKQAFTEDKDKLKMISNVLYNQALLIEGLSVDDPVQFANDVCSLIR from the coding sequence ATGACTACAAAACAGTTTAAAGCAGAATCAAAGAGGCTGCTTGATTTAGTTATTAACTCTATCTATACCAATAAAGAGATATTTTTAAGAGAACTTATATCCAATGCCAGTGATGCAATTGATAAAAGTTATTATCGTTCGCTTGTTGATGAAAATGTTAGTTTTAACAAGGAGGATTTTTATATTAGAATTACTGCAGATACGGAAAACAGAACACTTACAATTTTTGATACGGGAATAGGCATGACAGAAGAAGAACTTGAAAATAATCTGGGGACTATTGCAAAAAGTGGTTCTTTTGCCTTTAAGAATGAGAATGAATTGAAAGAAGGAGTAGATATTATAGGTCAATTTGGAGTTGGCTTTTATTCTGCTTTTATGGTATCTGATTTAGTTACGGTAAAAAGCCTTGCCCTTAATTCAGATAAGGCATATAAATGGGAATCAAAGGGAGTAGAAGGGTATACTATTGAAAGCTGTGAAAAAGAAGATGTGGGAACTGAAGTCATACTGAAAATTAAACAGGATACAGAGGATGAAAAGTATGGTGAATTTTTAGACGAATATAAAATAAAATCCTTAATAAAAAAATACTCTGATTTTATAAAATATCCTATTAAAATGATGGTGAAAAAGAGTAAATTGAAAGAAGGCAGCGACAAGGATTATGAAGACTATTTTGAAGATGAAACTTTAAATAGCATGGTGCCTATCTGGAGAAAAAATAAAAACGAACTAAAGCCTGAGGATTATGAGCAGTTTTATATGGATAAACATTTTGGCTATGAAAAACCTCTTAAAACAATTCATGCCAGTGTAGAAGGAGTAACAAGCTATAATACTTTGCTTTTTATTCCTGCAAGGACACCTTATGATTTCTATACAAAGGAATTTCAAAAGGGATTAGAACTTTATTCAAATGGTGTGCTGATAATGGAAAAGTGTGCTGATTTATTACCGGATTATTTTGGCTTTGTACAGGGGTTGGTAGATTCTGCGGATCTTTCCCTTAATATTTCAAGAGAACTTTTGCAGCATGACAGACAGCTTAAATTTATTGCTAAGAAAATAAAAGATAAGATTAAAAGTGAACTTTTACTTATGATGAAAAATGATAGGGAAAAATACAATGAATTTTATGAAAACTTTGGAAGACAGCTTAAATATGGGGTGTATTCTGATTTTGGAATGAATAAAGATGTACTTAAAGAACTGCTTATGTTCTATTCTTCCACAGAGAAAAAGCTTGTAAGTCTTGATGAATATATATCTCGCATGAAAGATGAGCAGAAATTCATATATTATGCATCAGGAGAAAGTATAGAAAAAATTGATAAACTGCCTCAAACTGAATTGGTTAAAGATAAGGGTTTTGAAATATTATATTTTACTGATGATGTAGATGAATTTGCCATTAAAATACTTGTAAAATACAACGAAAAAGAATTTAAATCTGTCTCCAGCAAGGATTTGGGATTTGAATCAGACAATAAGGAAAGTGATAAGGAAACAGAAGATAATAAAGAGTTATTTGATTTTATGAAGGAAGTTTTAAAGGATAAGGTGAAGGAAGTAAAGGCATCCAAACGTTTGAAAACCCATCCTGTTTGTCTTGCAAGCAGTGGCGAACTTTCGATTGAGATGGAAAAAGTACTTAATATGATGCCAGAAAGTCAAAATATTAAAGCGGATAAAATTCTTGAGATAAATACAAACCATGAAATGTTCAATGCTGTTAAACAGGCATTTACAGAGGATAAAGACAAATTAAAAATGATTTCCAATGTGCTTTATAACCAGGCATTATTAATTGAGGGGCTCTCTGTAGATGATCCTGTACAGTTTGCAAATGATGTGTGTTCTTTAATTAGATAA
- a CDS encoding TetR/AcrR family transcriptional regulator, with the protein MVNLPSKTFFNLPEERQEEIIQVAIKEFANQDFESSSLNRIINELKIAKGSFYRYFNNKTDLYIFLIDYTLNKQLTYVTDFNPEEEQLDAITLSKKIVLHVLQFDFMYYNYASFLFYARKSSQFKSYLIMNRKEFIDMLDILQDKKLIRMDLDKNIMIFYIFRNMVLLRDFIIEKLNIPETEFSKGYAAYKKYEKSIDEITEEYCDLLINGIKQR; encoded by the coding sequence GTGGTAAACTTGCCTAGTAAAACCTTTTTTAATTTGCCAGAAGAAAGGCAGGAAGAAATTATACAGGTAGCTATTAAAGAATTTGCAAATCAGGATTTTGAGTCATCTTCCTTAAATAGAATTATAAATGAATTAAAAATTGCTAAAGGAAGTTTCTACAGGTATTTTAATAATAAAACGGATTTGTATATATTTCTTATTGATTATACCTTAAACAAGCAGCTGACTTATGTAACTGATTTTAACCCGGAAGAAGAGCAATTAGATGCAATAACTCTTTCAAAGAAAATTGTACTTCATGTACTACAATTTGATTTTATGTATTACAATTATGCCAGCTTTCTTTTCTATGCCCGTAAAAGCAGTCAATTTAAGTCATATTTAATCATGAATCGAAAAGAATTTATAGATATGTTAGATATACTGCAAGACAAAAAGCTAATACGTATGGATTTGGATAAAAACATTATGATATTTTATATATTTAGAAATATGGTACTGCTTAGGGATTTTATTATAGAAAAACTTAATATACCAGAAACAGAATTTTCTAAAGGATATGCTGCATATAAAAAGTATGAAAAGTCTATAGATGAAATTACAGAAGAATACTGTGATTTGTTGATAAACGGTATAAAACAAAGGTGA